From a single Alkalihalophilus pseudofirmus genomic region:
- a CDS encoding DUF3918 family protein: MRKAFTSLLAVGVGAAAYSMSSRQKKRKFDQFIQPITRLDMDKYLNKRTWNKTMKRLTKRFS, translated from the coding sequence ATGAGAAAAGCTTTTACGTCTTTACTTGCTGTTGGAGTGGGAGCTGCTGCTTATTCGATGAGTAGTCGCCAGAAAAAGCGTAAATTTGACCAGTTTATCCAGCCTATTACGCGGTTAGATATGGATAAATATCTGAATAAACGAACGTGGAATAAAACGATGAAACGCTTAACCAAACGTTTTTCGTAA
- a CDS encoding AI-2E family transporter yields MWKTLENKWITRLILILLLMLIVFMAMQLFPLVTPVLSIIKALLLPLSLSFLFTYLLHPLVEGLHEHGLPRSLSVLLVFLALLVTLGLVLMFGVPLLIEQVQHAMTVLPQQITEIEKMIIQIQTQARALPSPIRVHINEWSTQAGVLGAKALDQIEVLALWLIQSIFSLMVVPFLVFYFLKDFDLIEKVSWYLTPRKWRPGLKRYAKDVDHSFGSYIRGQLLVALAVTIISSLGFWLIGVPYPILLGVFMGATEMIPYFGAYIGAVPAIIIALFESWQLALITAGFILILQQIEGNILSPVIVGKTLHLHPILIILALVIGIEAGGVIGLLLAVPALAILKVTLLHLRLYFISH; encoded by the coding sequence ATGTGGAAAACACTTGAGAATAAGTGGATCACAAGACTTATTCTTATTTTATTACTCATGCTGATTGTATTTATGGCAATGCAATTATTCCCTTTAGTAACTCCAGTACTAAGCATTATAAAAGCATTGCTGCTTCCTCTTTCCCTATCCTTCTTATTTACATATTTACTGCATCCGCTAGTAGAGGGGCTTCATGAGCATGGGCTGCCGCGTTCGCTAAGTGTATTACTCGTATTTCTCGCTTTATTAGTTACCCTAGGCCTTGTTCTTATGTTTGGTGTTCCGTTATTAATTGAACAAGTTCAGCACGCAATGACAGTCTTACCACAGCAAATTACCGAAATAGAGAAAATGATTATTCAAATTCAAACGCAAGCCAGAGCTCTTCCATCCCCTATCCGAGTTCATATTAATGAATGGTCGACTCAGGCGGGCGTGCTTGGAGCAAAAGCACTCGATCAGATAGAAGTTCTTGCACTATGGTTGATTCAATCTATTTTTAGTTTAATGGTCGTCCCCTTTCTTGTTTTTTACTTCTTAAAAGACTTTGACCTAATAGAAAAAGTTTCCTGGTATCTAACTCCTAGAAAATGGAGGCCGGGTTTAAAGCGCTATGCAAAAGATGTGGACCATTCATTTGGGAGCTATATAAGAGGACAATTATTAGTTGCACTTGCCGTAACAATTATTTCGAGTTTGGGTTTTTGGTTGATCGGTGTTCCCTACCCAATTCTTTTAGGAGTATTTATGGGGGCGACAGAGATGATACCATACTTTGGAGCATACATTGGTGCCGTCCCTGCTATTATCATTGCATTGTTTGAGTCATGGCAGCTAGCTTTGATAACAGCTGGATTTATATTAATCTTACAACAGATTGAAGGAAATATATTATCTCCCGTGATTGTTGGTAAGACATTACATTTGCACCCTATATTAATTATCCTCGCTTTGGTAATAGGGATTGAAGCAGGGGGCGTGATCGGGCTGCTATTGGCCGTACCTGCCCTTGCTATTTTAAAGGTGACTCTTCTACATTTAAGACTATATTTCATCAGTCATTGA
- the alaS gene encoding alanine--tRNA ligase, producing MNSLTSAQVRQMYLDFFKEKGHDIEPSASLVPHEDPSLLWINSGVATLKKYFDGRVIPENPRITNAQKSIRTNDIENVGKTARHHTFFEMLGNFSIGDYFKEEAIEWAWEFLTSEKWIGFDPEKLSVTVHPEDNEAYDYWAKNIGVPEERIIRLEGNFWDIGEGPSGPNTEIFYDRGPSYGDDANDPELYPGGENERYLEVWNLVFSQFNHNPDGTYTPLPKKNIDTGMGLERMVSVIQDTKTNFETDLFMPIIQATEQLTSVKYGADTETDVAFKVIADHVRTVTFAVGDGALPSNEGRGYVLRRLLRRAVRYAKLIGIDRPFMYELVPVVGEIMVDFYPEVKEKTEFIQKVMKTEEERFHETLNEGLGILDKILAEAKAKKEEVISGSDVFRLYDTYGFPVDLTEEYVEEKGLTIDRDGFEVEMEQQRSRARAARQESGSMQVQDELLGEINAESTFVGYNQLSAEGTVSVLIAGKERMSSVPAGETAQVILSTTPFYAESGGQVADTGTIIGEGVIARVTEVTKAPNGQHLHTVVVEEGELKEGVTVTSSVEETSRIGIVKNHTATHLLHQALKDILGVHVNQAGSLVSEDRLRFDFSHFGQVTKEELTKIEEIVNEKVWNAISVDISEKKLAEAKEMGAMALFGEKYGDTVRVVQVGDYSLELCGGCHVRNTAEIGLFKVVSESGIGAGVRRIEAVTGQGAYEFMNDQLRLLTTASELVKAKNVKDVPARIEAMQQQIRDLQRENESLSSKLGNMEAGNLIDEAVEVNGVKVLSKEVNASDMDGLRAIVDKLKQDLDSGVIVLGAVSGEKVNLVAGVTKDLISQGHHAGKLVKEVASRCGGGGGGRPDMAQAGGKKPEQLAEALAYVPEFVKTIS from the coding sequence ATGAATTCATTAACATCAGCACAAGTACGTCAAATGTATCTTGATTTCTTTAAAGAAAAAGGTCACGACATTGAACCAAGTGCATCACTTGTTCCACATGAGGACCCATCTCTTTTATGGATCAACAGCGGGGTGGCAACTCTTAAGAAGTATTTTGATGGGCGAGTCATTCCAGAAAATCCACGTATTACCAATGCGCAAAAGTCAATCCGTACAAATGATATTGAAAATGTCGGTAAAACGGCACGACACCATACCTTCTTTGAAATGCTAGGAAACTTCTCTATAGGTGACTACTTTAAAGAAGAAGCGATTGAGTGGGCGTGGGAGTTCTTAACGAGTGAAAAATGGATCGGTTTTGACCCAGAAAAATTATCAGTTACGGTTCATCCAGAGGACAATGAAGCGTATGATTATTGGGCAAAGAATATCGGGGTGCCAGAAGAGCGCATTATTCGCTTAGAGGGGAATTTCTGGGATATCGGAGAAGGTCCAAGTGGTCCTAATACTGAGATTTTCTATGATCGCGGCCCTTCATATGGTGACGATGCAAATGATCCAGAACTATACCCTGGAGGAGAGAACGAACGTTACTTAGAAGTATGGAACTTGGTTTTCTCTCAATTCAACCATAATCCAGACGGTACATACACACCTCTTCCTAAGAAAAATATTGATACAGGAATGGGTCTTGAGCGTATGGTATCTGTTATTCAAGATACGAAAACAAACTTTGAAACAGATTTATTTATGCCAATCATTCAAGCAACAGAGCAGTTAACATCTGTGAAATATGGTGCTGATACTGAAACGGATGTAGCGTTTAAAGTCATTGCAGACCATGTTCGTACCGTAACGTTTGCAGTAGGTGATGGTGCGCTTCCATCGAATGAAGGCCGCGGGTATGTCCTTCGCCGCTTGCTTCGTCGTGCAGTACGTTATGCAAAGCTGATCGGTATCGATCGTCCGTTTATGTATGAGCTCGTGCCGGTTGTTGGGGAGATTATGGTAGACTTCTATCCTGAAGTTAAAGAGAAAACGGAATTTATCCAAAAAGTGATGAAAACAGAAGAAGAGCGTTTCCATGAAACATTAAATGAAGGCCTGGGCATTCTTGATAAAATTCTGGCTGAAGCGAAGGCTAAGAAGGAAGAAGTGATTTCTGGTTCTGATGTGTTCCGCCTTTACGATACGTACGGCTTCCCGGTAGATCTTACGGAAGAATATGTAGAAGAAAAAGGTTTAACGATTGATCGTGATGGCTTTGAGGTAGAAATGGAACAGCAGAGAAGCCGTGCACGAGCAGCACGTCAAGAATCTGGCTCTATGCAGGTACAAGATGAACTTCTAGGTGAGATTAACGCAGAAAGTACCTTTGTAGGATATAACCAATTATCAGCAGAAGGTACTGTAAGTGTGTTAATTGCAGGTAAAGAACGCATGTCAAGTGTACCAGCTGGAGAAACTGCACAAGTGATCTTAAGTACGACGCCTTTCTATGCAGAAAGCGGCGGACAAGTAGCTGATACGGGGACAATCATTGGCGAGGGAGTTATCGCGCGTGTAACAGAAGTAACAAAAGCTCCAAACGGCCAACACCTTCACACCGTAGTTGTTGAAGAAGGAGAGCTTAAGGAAGGCGTTACAGTGACAAGTTCGGTAGAGGAAACCTCTCGTATCGGCATTGTTAAAAACCATACAGCGACTCACTTGCTTCACCAAGCGTTAAAAGATATTCTAGGAGTTCATGTTAACCAAGCAGGTTCCCTTGTATCAGAAGATCGTCTTCGTTTTGATTTCTCTCATTTCGGTCAAGTAACGAAAGAAGAGTTAACAAAAATTGAAGAAATCGTGAATGAAAAAGTTTGGAATGCCATTTCTGTAGATATCAGTGAAAAGAAACTTGCTGAAGCGAAAGAAATGGGCGCAATGGCGCTTTTCGGTGAGAAATACGGAGACACTGTACGCGTCGTACAAGTTGGCGATTACTCATTAGAGCTTTGCGGTGGTTGTCATGTTCGCAATACAGCAGAGATCGGATTATTTAAAGTTGTATCTGAATCTGGGATTGGTGCAGGCGTCAGACGGATTGAAGCGGTCACTGGGCAAGGTGCATATGAATTCATGAATGATCAGCTGCGTTTATTGACGACAGCATCTGAACTAGTTAAAGCGAAAAATGTAAAAGATGTTCCTGCAAGAATTGAAGCGATGCAGCAGCAAATTCGAGATCTGCAGCGTGAAAACGAATCATTATCATCAAAATTGGGCAACATGGAAGCTGGGAACCTTATTGATGAAGCAGTAGAAGTAAATGGTGTTAAAGTTCTATCTAAAGAAGTCAATGCAAGTGATATGGATGGACTTCGTGCGATCGTGGATAAGTTGAAGCAAGACCTTGATTCAGGCGTAATTGTTCTAGGTGCCGTTTCTGGTGAAAAAGTAAATCTTGTTGCTGGTGTAACAAAAGATTTAATTAGTCAGGGCCACCATGCAGGGAAACTTGTAAAAGAAGTAGCATCACGCTGCGGCGGCGGAGGCGGAGGCCGTCCTGATATGGCGCAAGCAGGCGGCAAAAAGCCAGAACAGTTAGCTGAAGCACTGGCTTATGTTCCTGAATTCGTTAAAACAATTTCCTAA
- a CDS encoding IreB family regulatory phosphoprotein, translated as MSSMDKTMQFNFPDDSVDVDVQEVLLSVYEALEEKGYNPINQIVGYLLSGDPAYIPRHKDARALIRKLERDELIEQLVKSYLSQHRKENE; from the coding sequence ATGAGCTCTATGGACAAGACAATGCAATTTAACTTTCCTGATGATTCCGTTGATGTTGACGTCCAAGAGGTATTACTTTCGGTATATGAGGCACTTGAGGAAAAAGGGTACAACCCGATCAATCAAATTGTAGGTTATTTACTTTCTGGTGATCCAGCGTACATCCCTCGCCACAAGGACGCTCGTGCACTTATCAGAAAGCTTGAGCGTGATGAGTTGATTGAGCAATTGGTAAAGTCTTATTTGTCACAGCACCGTAAGGAGAATGAATGA
- the ruvX gene encoding Holliday junction resolvase RuvX, which yields MRALGLDVGTKTVGIALSDELGWTAQGIETLRRNEEDPESDFLKIAELAKQNDVGTIVIGLPKNMNGTIGPSGERCMEFADSLKEHLDCEFVMWDERLTTVAAERMLVSADVSRKKRKKVIDKMAAVMILQGYLDRKGM from the coding sequence ATGAGAGCTTTAGGACTTGATGTAGGCACCAAGACAGTAGGAATTGCCCTCAGCGATGAATTAGGGTGGACGGCACAAGGCATTGAAACCCTTCGCAGAAATGAAGAAGATCCAGAGAGTGACTTCTTGAAAATTGCCGAGCTAGCAAAACAAAATGATGTTGGAACCATTGTCATTGGACTGCCCAAAAACATGAATGGCACCATCGGCCCAAGCGGTGAGCGTTGCATGGAATTTGCAGACTCTCTTAAAGAGCATTTAGACTGTGAATTTGTGATGTGGGATGAGCGCCTTACAACGGTAGCTGCTGAACGAATGCTTGTAAGTGCTGATGTGAGTCGCAAGAAACGTAAAAAAGTAATTGATAAAATGGCTGCAGTTATGATCCTTCAAGGATATCTTGATCGAAAAGGAATGTAG
- a CDS encoding DUF1292 domain-containing protein translates to MSQEEKERIVIPDENGDEHLFDELFKFTVDETGKSYILVTPVGDNDDDSEEEVEVFAFRYEDREGEDNDIALFAVETDQEWEMVEEMLNTFSAEEEE, encoded by the coding sequence ATGTCACAAGAAGAAAAAGAACGTATTGTTATTCCTGATGAGAACGGTGATGAGCATCTATTTGATGAACTATTTAAATTCACTGTAGATGAAACAGGAAAAAGTTATATTTTAGTTACTCCAGTTGGGGATAATGACGATGATTCAGAGGAAGAAGTAGAAGTATTTGCTTTCCGTTACGAAGATCGTGAAGGCGAAGATAACGATATTGCTTTATTCGCAGTGGAAACAGATCAAGAATGGGAAATGGTTGAGGAAATGCTTAACACGTTCTCAGCAGAAGAGGAAGAGTAA
- the mltG gene encoding endolytic transglycosylase MltG produces the protein MSDSNEKPRNDLYEERVSEAKVVRKIVFYSVIGLAAMALIAIISGYFYFSNALGPVDSGEGETVEVTIPIGSSSTQIGQILEEEGLINNGTIFRYYVRYKNESGFQAGTYALSTSMTMDEMIQELKEGRVIEEPELIFTIPEGRWLEDVAVMIANETGHEAEEVMSVLNDEEYLEELINRFSMLTDDILQDDIRYPLEGYLFPARYDFMEAEPSIQTVIEAMLSRTQEIIDQNMAAIEESDYSVHEILALASIIEREAQTSEDRYKIAGVLHNRLDEDMRLEVDPTVAYAIGEHRYMTTFADLEVQSPYNTYRNTGIPIGPIANPGEDAIKAAINPEDTNYLFFYARYNGEVIYNETYEAHNRTHQQYREEWVEAAQDEGETETETE, from the coding sequence ATGTCTGATTCCAACGAAAAACCACGAAATGATTTATATGAAGAACGGGTATCAGAGGCGAAAGTAGTTCGCAAAATCGTCTTTTATAGTGTCATTGGACTTGCTGCAATGGCGTTAATAGCCATAATTAGTGGTTATTTTTATTTTAGTAATGCATTAGGTCCGGTAGATTCAGGAGAAGGGGAAACGGTTGAAGTAACGATCCCGATTGGGTCATCGTCTACGCAAATCGGACAAATCCTTGAAGAAGAAGGACTTATTAATAACGGAACGATTTTCAGATATTACGTACGTTACAAAAATGAATCTGGATTTCAAGCAGGTACGTATGCCTTGTCTACTTCAATGACTATGGATGAAATGATTCAAGAGTTAAAAGAAGGACGTGTCATTGAAGAGCCTGAGTTAATCTTCACCATTCCTGAAGGCAGATGGTTAGAAGATGTAGCTGTTATGATTGCGAATGAAACGGGTCATGAGGCAGAAGAAGTCATGTCTGTACTGAATGACGAAGAGTACTTAGAAGAATTAATTAATCGTTTTAGTATGCTGACAGATGATATCTTACAAGACGATATCCGCTATCCTCTTGAGGGTTATCTATTCCCTGCTCGTTATGACTTTATGGAAGCTGAACCTAGCATTCAAACGGTGATTGAAGCGATGCTTAGCCGTACGCAGGAAATTATTGATCAGAACATGGCTGCGATTGAAGAAAGCGATTATTCAGTACACGAGATTTTAGCGCTTGCTTCCATTATTGAAAGAGAAGCACAAACGTCTGAGGACCGTTATAAAATTGCAGGAGTCCTTCACAATCGACTTGATGAAGATATGAGACTTGAGGTTGACCCAACAGTTGCTTATGCGATTGGAGAGCACAGATATATGACTACCTTTGCTGACCTTGAAGTACAGTCTCCATATAATACGTATCGTAACACAGGGATCCCAATCGGGCCGATTGCAAACCCTGGGGAAGATGCGATTAAAGCGGCAATCAACCCAGAAGATACAAATTATTTATTCTTCTATGCGCGTTATAACGGAGAGGTTATTTACAATGAAACATATGAAGCACATAACCGGACTCATCAGCAGTACCGAGAGGAATGGGTAGAGGCTGCACAAGACGAGGGTGAGACAGAAACTGAGACAGAGTAG
- a CDS encoding O-methyltransferase — MINNQVENYLKSLVPNRTQLVMEMETYAKEHQVPIMDLVGMESLLWQLKLIQPERILEVGAAIGYSAIRMAQELPNATIITIERDEVRYKQAVANIEKNELSDRIEVRFGDALDLAQILESEPLFDVLFIDAAKGQYQRFLDLYGKMIKPNGVVFSDNVLFRGLVAEDEIEEKRLRSIARKLRTYNEWLMQHPDYDTRILPVGDGLAISIKK; from the coding sequence GTGATTAATAACCAAGTTGAAAATTATCTAAAATCACTTGTCCCAAATAGAACCCAATTAGTTATGGAGATGGAAACGTACGCCAAAGAACATCAAGTGCCGATTATGGATTTAGTCGGGATGGAGAGCCTGCTTTGGCAGCTTAAACTGATTCAGCCAGAACGTATCCTTGAAGTCGGGGCAGCAATTGGCTATTCAGCGATCCGAATGGCACAAGAGCTGCCTAATGCAACTATTATTACGATTGAGAGAGATGAAGTACGCTATAAACAAGCGGTGGCAAATATTGAAAAAAATGAGTTGTCTGACCGAATTGAGGTACGATTTGGAGATGCACTTGATTTAGCTCAAATACTTGAATCAGAGCCCCTTTTTGATGTATTATTTATTGATGCCGCAAAAGGGCAATATCAACGTTTTCTTGATCTATATGGGAAAATGATCAAGCCAAATGGTGTTGTTTTTTCTGATAATGTTTTATTTAGAGGCCTAGTTGCCGAAGATGAAATAGAAGAAAAGCGATTACGCTCAATTGCTAGGAAATTAAGAACATATAACGAGTGGTTAATGCAGCATCCTGACTATGATACGAGAATTTTACCGGTCGGAGATGGGCTTGCGATAAGTATTAAGAAATAG
- a CDS encoding peptidase U32 family protein, whose protein sequence is MSKKPELLCTPADLEAAERLFKAGADAVIIGEERYGLRLAGEFTRDDIKACVKLAHDAGKKVYVVMNALFHNDKVGELADYIAFLKEANVDAIVFGDPAVLMTAREVAPDMKLHWNTETTATNWFTANYWGRKGAKRAVLARELNMDAIVEIKEEADVEVEVQVHGMTCMFQSKRTLIGNYMKFQGKNLAVERTGQSRNMVLFDEERDAKYPIFEDENGTHIMSPNDISIIDELEEMIDAGVDSFKIEGILKSTEYMEEVVAAYRAAIDLCVLDRDAYEEKKDEFVEQIEAIQPANRKLDTGFFFKETVY, encoded by the coding sequence ATGAGTAAAAAGCCAGAATTACTATGCACGCCGGCAGATCTAGAAGCAGCAGAACGCTTATTTAAAGCAGGTGCTGATGCGGTCATCATCGGTGAAGAACGTTACGGGCTTCGTCTAGCAGGGGAATTTACAAGAGACGATATCAAAGCTTGTGTGAAGCTTGCGCATGATGCAGGCAAAAAAGTGTATGTGGTGATGAATGCACTTTTTCATAATGACAAAGTAGGGGAACTAGCAGATTACATTGCATTCTTAAAAGAGGCGAATGTGGATGCGATTGTGTTTGGGGACCCTGCTGTTTTAATGACAGCAAGAGAAGTGGCTCCTGATATGAAGCTGCACTGGAATACAGAAACAACGGCAACGAACTGGTTTACAGCAAATTACTGGGGACGTAAGGGAGCAAAACGTGCTGTGTTGGCACGTGAGCTTAATATGGATGCCATCGTTGAAATTAAAGAAGAAGCGGATGTTGAGGTTGAGGTTCAAGTACATGGCATGACATGTATGTTCCAATCAAAACGTACGCTAATCGGCAACTATATGAAGTTCCAAGGAAAGAATCTAGCTGTAGAACGTACGGGTCAATCTCGTAATATGGTGTTATTTGATGAAGAACGTGATGCAAAATATCCTATTTTTGAAGATGAAAATGGGACGCATATTATGAGCCCTAATGATATTTCTATTATTGATGAGCTAGAAGAGATGATTGATGCTGGAGTGGACAGCTTTAAGATTGAAGGAATCTTAAAATCAACGGAGTATATGGAAGAAGTAGTAGCGGCGTATCGTGCGGCGATCGATTTATGTGTTCTAGACCGTGATGCCTATGAAGAGAAGAAAGATGAGTTTGTTGAACAAATCGAAGCAATCCAGCCAGCTAACCGTAAGTTAGATACAGGATTCTTCTTTAAAGAAACGGTTTATTAA
- a CDS encoding peptidase U32 family protein produces the protein MQTIAETTKEGKRIIVKKPELLAPAGSLDKLKVAVHYGADAVYIGGREFGLRSNADNFSIDQMREGVQFASKYGAKVYVTTNIYAHNENMDGLEEYLRDLQDVGITGIIVADPLIIETCKRVAPKVEVHLSTQQSLSNWLAVKYWKEEGLHRVVLAREVSLEEMLEMKKNVDIEIETFVHGAMCISYSGRCVLSNHMTARDSNRGGCCQSCRWEYDLYETNEDGEKALFNPDDAAYTMSPKDLNLVQAIPKLIEAGIDSLKVEGRMKSIHYVATVTSVYRKVIDAYCADPENFVIDKSWLDELEKCANRDFAPQFFEGKPTFEEQMYGTHPKRTKYDFAGLVLDYDAETSMVTLQQRNHFKPGDEIEFFGPEIENFVQTVGTIWNEEGDEIDAARHPLEIVRFKVDRPVYPQNMMRKEVR, from the coding sequence ATGCAGACGATTGCTGAAACAACAAAAGAAGGCAAGCGTATTATCGTGAAAAAGCCTGAGCTTCTTGCTCCGGCAGGAAGTTTAGATAAGCTGAAAGTCGCTGTACATTACGGTGCAGATGCTGTGTATATCGGAGGCCGGGAATTTGGCCTGCGCTCTAATGCAGACAACTTCTCAATCGATCAAATGCGTGAAGGTGTACAGTTTGCAAGTAAATACGGGGCAAAAGTATATGTTACAACGAATATCTATGCTCATAATGAAAACATGGACGGGCTTGAAGAATACTTGCGTGACTTGCAGGATGTTGGTATAACAGGGATTATCGTTGCTGATCCATTGATTATTGAAACCTGTAAGCGAGTGGCACCTAAAGTAGAGGTGCACCTTAGCACACAGCAATCTCTTTCTAACTGGCTCGCTGTGAAGTATTGGAAAGAAGAAGGCTTACACCGTGTCGTTTTAGCTCGTGAGGTCAGTTTAGAAGAAATGCTTGAGATGAAGAAAAATGTGGATATTGAAATTGAAACATTTGTACACGGAGCAATGTGTATTTCATACTCAGGACGTTGTGTATTAAGTAACCATATGACTGCACGTGATTCAAACCGTGGAGGCTGCTGTCAATCATGCCGTTGGGAATATGATCTTTACGAAACGAATGAGGACGGGGAAAAAGCATTATTTAACCCAGATGATGCAGCTTATACGATGAGCCCGAAAGATTTAAACCTTGTTCAAGCCATTCCTAAGCTGATTGAAGCAGGAATTGACAGTTTAAAAGTAGAAGGACGTATGAAATCTATCCATTACGTAGCAACTGTAACAAGTGTGTACCGTAAAGTAATTGATGCCTATTGTGCGGATCCTGAGAATTTTGTTATTGATAAATCTTGGTTAGATGAACTTGAGAAATGTGCTAACCGTGATTTTGCACCTCAATTCTTTGAAGGCAAGCCGACGTTTGAAGAGCAAATGTATGGAACGCATCCAAAGCGTACGAAATATGATTTTGCTGGTCTTGTGCTTGATTATGATGCGGAGACAAGCATGGTAACATTACAGCAGCGCAATCACTTCAAACCTGGTGATGAGATCGAGTTCTTCGGTCCAGAAATTGAAAACTTTGTCCAAACAGTAGGAACGATTTGGAACGAAGAAGGCGATGAGATTGATGCAGCAAGACATCCGCTTGAGATCGTTCGTTTCAAGGTAGACCGTCCGGTTTATCCTCAGAATATGATGCGTAAAGAGGTACGATAA
- the udk gene encoding uridine kinase: protein MVKKPIVIGVAGGTGSGKTTVAKEIFQQFNEQSIVLIEQDAYYKDQSHLAFEERLQTNYDHPFAFDNDLLLEHLQQLARGEGIEKPVYDYKAHTRSDDVIVIDPKDVIIVEGILILEDERLRDMMDIKLFVDTDADIRIIRRLVRDIKERGRSIESVIDQYTTVVRPMHLQFIEPTKRYADVVIPEGGQNRVAIDLMVTKIRTIIEEKAIL from the coding sequence ATGGTGAAGAAACCGATAGTGATTGGTGTGGCAGGCGGAACAGGTTCTGGTAAAACCACTGTCGCAAAAGAAATTTTTCAACAGTTTAATGAGCAGTCTATTGTGTTAATCGAACAAGATGCGTATTATAAGGATCAAAGCCATCTTGCATTTGAGGAACGTCTTCAAACAAACTATGATCACCCTTTTGCTTTTGATAATGATTTATTACTTGAGCACCTGCAGCAGCTTGCTCGCGGTGAGGGGATAGAGAAGCCAGTTTATGATTACAAAGCACATACACGCTCTGATGATGTTATTGTGATCGACCCAAAAGACGTAATTATTGTTGAGGGTATTTTGATTTTAGAAGACGAACGCCTTCGTGATATGATGGATATTAAATTATTCGTCGATACTGATGCTGATATTCGTATTATCCGCCGTCTTGTTCGTGATATTAAAGAACGCGGCCGCTCGATTGAATCAGTAATTGACCAATATACAACGGTTGTAAGACCTATGCATCTCCAATTTATTGAGCCAACAAAGCGTTATGCGGACGTAGTCATTCCAGAGGGTGGCCAAAACCGTGTCGCAATTGATCTAATGGTGACAAAAATTCGCACAATTATTGAAGAAAAAGCCATTTTGTAA
- the greA gene encoding transcription elongation factor GreA translates to MAEEKKHYMTEDGKRKLEEELEFLKTERRKEVVERIKIARSFGDLSENSEYDSAKEEQAFVEGRIAQLEKMIRNAVMIEEEAGSSHAVSLGKRVKFIELPDGDEEEYTIVGSAESDPAEGKISNDSPMAQSLLGRSVGDKVTVNTPAGEMKIEILEIN, encoded by the coding sequence ATGGCAGAAGAAAAAAAGCATTATATGACTGAAGATGGAAAGCGTAAATTAGAAGAAGAATTAGAATTTCTTAAAACAGAGCGACGTAAAGAAGTCGTTGAGCGTATAAAAATTGCCCGCAGCTTTGGTGATCTATCTGAGAACTCTGAGTACGACTCAGCAAAAGAAGAGCAAGCTTTCGTTGAAGGACGTATTGCTCAGCTTGAAAAAATGATTCGTAACGCGGTTATGATTGAAGAAGAAGCAGGTTCATCTCATGCTGTATCATTAGGTAAGCGTGTTAAATTTATTGAACTTCCTGATGGAGATGAAGAAGAGTATACAATCGTAGGTAGTGCAGAAAGTGATCCTGCAGAAGGTAAGATCTCAAACGATTCACCAATGGCACAAAGCTTACTAGGACGCTCTGTAGGAGATAAAGTAACAGTTAACACTCCTGCTGGTGAAATGAAAATTGAAATCTTAGAAATTAACTAA